From Xiphophorus hellerii strain 12219 chromosome 20, Xiphophorus_hellerii-4.1, whole genome shotgun sequence, the proteins below share one genomic window:
- the chchd4a gene encoding mitochondrial intermembrane space import and assembly protein 40 produces the protein MSYCKQEGKDRIIFVTKEDHETPSNAELIADDPDDPYEEQGLILPNGEINWNCPCLGGMASGPCGSQFKEAFSCFHYSQEEVKGSECLEQFRSMQECMQRYPDLYPQEEDKENPPPAESGGSPAADGSALLSENDSSSVASPDSVSAADG, from the exons ATGTCGTACTGCAAGCAGGAAG GTAAGGACCGGATCATCTTCGTGACCAAAGAAGACCACGAGACTCCCAGCAATGCCGAGCTCATAGCAGATGACCCTGATGACCCTTATGAGGAGCAGG GCCTGATTCTGCCCAATGGAGAAATAAACTGGAACTGCCCCTGCCTGGGCGGCATGGCCAGCGGGCCCTGCGGCTCTCAGTTCAAGGAGGCCTTTTCATGCTTCCACTACAGCCAGGAGGAGGTGAAAGGCTCCGAGTGCCTCGAGCAGTTCCGCAGCATGCAGGAGTGCATGCAGAGGTACCCCGACCTCTATCCGCAGGAGGAAGACAAAGAAAACCCTCCCCCAGCTGAATCGGGTGGTTCTCCTGCTGCCGACGGCTCTGCCTTATTGTCTGAGAATGACTCTTCTTCAGTAGCTTCACCAGACAGCGTGTCGGCTGCGGACGGCTAG
- the LOC116710014 gene encoding protein transport protein Sec61 subunit alpha-like 1, producing the protein MGIKFLEVIKPFCAVLPEIQKPERKIQFREKVLWTAITLFIFLVCCQIPLFGIMSSDSADPFYWMRVILASNRGTLMELGISPIVTSGLIMQLLAGAKIIEVGDTPKDRALFNGAQKLFGMIITIGQAIVYVMTGMYGDPSEMGAGICLLIIIQLFVAGLIVLLLDELLQKGYGLGSGISLFIATNICETIVWKAFSPTTVNTGRGTEFEGAIIALFHLLATRTDKVRALREAFYRQNLPNLMNLIATVFVFAVVIYFQGFRVDLPIKSARYRGQYNTYPIKLFYTSNIPIILQSALVSNLYVISQMLSTRFSGNFLVNLLGTWSDTSSGGPARAYPVGGLCYYLSPPESFGSVLDDPVHAVIYIVFMLGSCAFFSKTWIEVSGSSAKDVAKQLKEQQMVMRGHRETSMVHELNRYIPTAAAFGGLCIGGLSVMADFLGAIGSGTGILLAVTIIYQYFEIFVKEQSEVGSMGALLF; encoded by the exons ATGGGGA TTAAATTTTTGGAAGTTATCAAGCCTTTCTGCGCAGTCCTGCCAGAGATTCAGAAACCAGAAAGAAAG attCAGTTCAGGGAAAAGGTACTATGGACCGCCATCACGTTATTCATCTTTCTGGTGTGCTGCCAG ATCCCTCTGTTTGGCATCATGTCGTCAGATTCAGCAGATCCTTTCTACTGGATGAGAGTAATCCTGGCCTCCAACAGAG GTACACTCATGGAGCTCGGCATCTCACCGATCGTCACCTCAGGCCTCATCATGCAGCTGCTGGCTGGCGCCAAGATCATTGAAGTTGGCGACACCCCCAAAGACAGAGCTCTCTTCaatggagctcagaaat tGTTTGGAATGATCATCACCATTGGACAGGCCATTGTTTATGTCATGACGGGCATGTACGGAGATCCTTCAGAGATGGGTGCTGGCATCTGCCTGCTGATCATCATTCAG CTCTTTGTTGCCGGTCTGATAGTGTTGCTCCTGGATGAGCTTCTCCAGAAGGGCTACGGTCTGGGATCTGGTATTTCTCTCTTCATTGCAACCAATATCTGTGAAACCATCGTCTGGAAGGCCTTCAGCCCCACAACTGTCAACACTGGCAGAG GTACTGAGTTTGAGGGAGCCATTATCGCTCTCTTCCACCTGCTGGCCACACGCACAGACAAAGTGCGCGCCCTCAGAGAAGCTTTCTACAGACAAAACCTGCCTAACCTCATGAACCTCATCGCCACCGTCTTCGTGTTCGCCGTGGTTATATATTTCCAG GGCTTCAGAGTGGACCTGCCCATCAAGTCGGCTCGTTACCGTGGGCAATACAACACCTACCCCATCAAGCTTTTCTACACCTCCAACATCCCCATCATCCTGCAGTCTGCCTTAGTGTCCAATCTGTACGTGATCTCCCAGATGCTGTCGACGCGTTTCAGCGGCAACTTCCTGGTCAATCTCTTAGGAACCTGGTCT gaCACTTCAAGCGGAGGACCAGCCCGGGCCTACCCAGTGGGCGGCCTCTGCTACTACCTTTCTCCTCCCGAGTCGTTTGGTTCTGTCCTGGACGACCCGGTTCACGCCGTCATCTACATCGTCTTCATGCTGGGTTCCTGTGCCTTCTTCTCAAAGACCTGGATCGAGGTGTCGGGATCTTCAGCCAAAGAC GTGGCAAAGCAGCTGAAGGAGCAGCAGATGGTGATGAGGGGACACAGAGAGACCTCCATGGTGCATGAACTAAACAG GTATATCCCCACAGCCGCTGCGTTCGGAGGGCTCTGTATAGGAGGGCTGTCCGTCATGGCGGACTTCCTGGGAGCCATCGGCTCGGGGACAGGAATCCTCCTGGCCGTCACCATCATCTACCAGTACTTTGAGATCTTTGTGAAAGAGCAGAGTGAAGTTGGCAGTATGGGAGCGCTGCTCTTCTAA